In Malus sylvestris chromosome 2, drMalSylv7.2, whole genome shotgun sequence, the genomic stretch CAAGCCTTGTCCCCCTTGTTACCCTACAATTGTCACTGCTTCCGAGTTTCGATCCTCAAATTCTGGGTTTTACTGTTATGGCGGAAGTTTAAAAATGATTTCTCCGTTTgccaatgtttttatttttttattagtttttcaaAATACTCATTCAACTCCTACATTTTTGCCAATTTGAAGACGACTCTCTtctaaatctcataaaaatggTAGGAAGTGATTTTTATAGACTAATACatcttcaatcttcaattgaCATTGAAAGTTTCCATCATTTCTTCGTTTTACAAACATTGGACCGTGTTATACAAAAATATCATGTTTAATTCACTCATCATGTATCTCCGCTTAAAAATGATTCTAATACAACAGAAGTCattataataatattataaatCTAACACTCTCATTTAAAGATATTAACAGTTTACGATTAGTTTAAGATATCGTTCTAACATCTCGACGATGAGTTATCTCCCTTTGCCACCTTGGCTGCTGTTAAAGTCCTATGGTGGGCCAGAGCATCCACGAAATAAAGGTAACTGGATAACGATAATCTATTGCTCCATTGCATCCCTCACGACAGCTCTTTTCTCATTCGGTTGGTACCATTCCCAATATTCCACTAATCCACTTCTCTCTCTTGTCCTTCTCATTCATTAACTTCACTTATTTCAAGCTTTCAACTTCGAAATTTAGTTTGGACTTCATTGGAAATGGGGTCTGTAGATACTTGTCCCTCACTCTTCCCTCTATAAATTCAACTGCCTTTGCTTCTGAACAGGAACCTGCTTCTGGGGTTTTCAAATCGTCCTTCTTTGACTGTAAGTTGCTATCTTTCTGctattttacttgcattttGTTTGATATAATGGAGTtgttttgttgtgttttttgTTCCATATGATTGATTTGCTCATCtgggtttttgttgttgtacctTAATAGTGTCAAAGTTCCAACCTTTTAAGTTTTCTTGTTGTAAGTTCAGGATTCAAAGAGTTAATGGGCGATGTGGTTTTTGAGAATGATATATCTGAAATGCCTGTCACAGTAAGTACTTTCAACTTCACAATTCTGCATTATTGTAGACGATCTCTACTTTTTTCTGTGAGTGAGTGTATATTTTGTAATCTCTTCTCTattgtaagtttgtaactattattTTTTCGCCTTTCGTCTTAATCTTCGATCCATTCCGCCATCTGATCTACATCAACATGTTAAAATTCGGAAGCAACTTCCGGTCCATATTGAGATTAGCAACAAAGTTATAATTAACTTATTGAGTTTtaatttctttaaagtttgcttTTTAACATTGTGTTTAAAGTGCTAATATAGGTAATTGCATCAGGTCTGTAATGATACTGTGAGGAAGAAAAGTTTTCTTTTCGATAGCTTGGGATTGTATTCGTCGATGGATGACATTTTCACCCGTCTATTGACATTGGCTAGTTATATTAGTCATCGGTTTGTTCAATTTATCGGTGAGTAGTTTTTTCTATGGTCACATGTATGCGTAGCTGCATAATGTATGCTGATGCTGATGTTATATTCTCAGAACGTAATGGATGGATTTGGAAATGATGTTATTGCAGAGGATCTCGCACGTACAGATGCTGATAGATGTTCAGATGATTTGCTGGTCAATTCTGCTGGACAGTATTTAAGATCATTGAGACACGGTGTTTGTAATTCATTTTTTGAAGGTTATTCATCGTCTTCAAAATCTTGTTTATCCGGTCAAAACCCTGGAATCTGTGAAAGAGTCTCAGAGCCCAGGGAAGACGCTAGAACTGAAATTGTAGCAGCCAAGTCCAGTTATGCAGTTGTCCCATTCATTTTTGAAGGGTAATACCATTTGGCCCAATTACGATATAACGTCATGATCCCATCTGGTTTTAAGTTTCAAACTGAAtgattaattttaatatttaatctgTTGCTTCATCCTGATGCAGGTTAGTACTGCCATTACATGGTTTACAATTTGCATGGAGGTTGGCAATGTCTTGTTGCAGAAGCTCTGTGGCATACGTTAGATGTGCTCATCTTCGAATTTGTAGGTAAACAAGCAGATTTTAGTTATACAAAATTGCAAACTGATGAATCCATATTCCATAGTCTATGGATAGtttcttttagttttagttCAGATTGGATTTTATTTTACTTCGACTAAGAAATTTGTTGCTTTTACATGTCATCATTCATTGTTTTAGGTTCTCGTAGGTTAACATTCATTTTGCATTTGTCAGCATTGCATCTCGAATACAGAAATCATTGCGAGGCTCAGCAGATGATATTGGATGGTTGCAGCGCACTGACGGCATGCCTGGTGTGGAGGATGGTACAGCAAGATTTTTGGAATTGCTTGCAGGAATTAGGTACCAACTAATATAATAAGCTCGACTGCACTAGACGGTTGGATCTGTTAAGAACTGGGTTCAATTTGTTTTTATGTGCTGTTCAGATATTTGATCAATTGTGTTTACTAGTGTGTTcatatgtttatatattcttattGCTTGTATGCCATGCTGTATACTTCAGGAATGGAAAGCACAGACTTCCCAGCTCATATGTCTATCTACTAATTCCCGGTACAGAAGATTTACTTTTCCCTGAGTTTTGATTTTGTTCTTCTCACCTGTTCAATCCACATTTAGCGTTTTGCTCATATAGTTACAGGAACTTTGAACTTTCAGGCCTCTTTAGCAATCACGGCCCCTTATACTTTGTTGGAACTAAGAAATTCTTTTCGAAGATGGGTCTAGCGTGCCATATTGCAAAAATTCACAGCGAGGTAATTACTTATTACTGACCTTTTAAGGATCTACTGAACTTGTAAAAACATGATAttagtcttcttttttttcatgttatttTTGTACAAAGGCATCAGTTGCGCACAATGCATGGGAACTCAAGCAATATATCGAGGAACTATATTGGGGATCCGGTAAGCGTGTTATGCTGCTAGGGCACAGCAAAGGTGGTGTGGATGCTGCAGCTGCATTATCAGTCTACTGGGGTGATTTGAAAGACAAAGTGGCTGGTTTAGCACTGGTACAGAGCCCATACGGCGGCACTCCATTGGCTTCTGATTGTCTTCGTGAAGGCCAGGTTGCTGATAAAGAAACCCGCCGGATCATGGAGCTCTTGATATGCAAGCTAATTAAGGTAATAGCTACTTTTTACAAAACACAAACATCATGGCATTCCCTTTTTCGAATTTTATAAACTCAATCTAGTACTATATGTTTTCAAGGCCTTTCCTAATAGGTTTCTGTTTTCAATTATTCGCTGATCAATGTTTTGTTACGCGTATTTTTGTTACATTAATTTCCAAATGCATAATCATGGAAAGtttttccttcaatcatctTGTTGGGGTTTTGTTCATTGCCCTCTGTTGCACTGGAAGGGTGACATTCGGGCACTGGAGGATCTTACATACGAGAAGCGAAAGGAGTTTATCTTGAATCACAAACTTCCCGCAGAGCAAATTCCTTTGATTTCCTTCCACTCTGAGGCCAGCATTGCTCCCGGCGTCCTTGCAACAATGACACACATAGCGCATGCAGAACTTCCCTGGCTCCCCCTACCAAACTTTGGCAATAAAGAGTCAGATGAAATCATTCAAGCAGGGCGTCAGCTGCCAGTAGTGATTCCTTTATCTGCTGCCATGGCCTTGACTGCACTTCATCTCCAACTCCGGTATGGGGAGAAGAGTGACGGGTTAGTAACCTGCCGTGACGCTGAAGTTCCAGGTTCGGTTGTGGTCCGACCGGACAGGAAGCTTGATCATGCCTGGATGGTTTATTCTACAAAGAAAAGGAACCCAGGTGAGGCTGATGCCTCAGAAATGTGTGAGGCTATTCTGACTCTGCTTGTAGAGCTTGGAAAGTTAAAGGAAGAGGCAAAAGCTATGAACTGATCTAATccttcatacaatttctttacTTCAGcattttatttatgttgtttttgctttgattTGATTTGCTATAAATGCTGTTATTTAAACATACATTCACAGCAATCAATGGTAAAAGAGAAAAACTACTGCCTACTTGGTCTCTAACAAAACTAATGGAATTTCCTATATTTTGGTTTCACTTAACTCTATGTTAATTATTTTCTATATGAGAATTACCCTAATCAGATAGCTTTGCCGAAGTTTCTTTCCGTATAAGAAGGCCCAAAACTATCTGCTAGGCCCAATTAACAATAAATTCTGCTTGAGTCCATCAACAAGTAAATTTGCTAAGTCCAAGCCAATAAATTCTTGTAGGCCCAAACGGCCACCAACCCATTAGCTAGGACCCAAAATTTTCTTAATTGAACTAGCAAGTTAGCAACAAAGCTTAGCCAACAACCCATAAATTGTTAATGAACAATTGAACCCTAATATCCTCATATCATAAGAAAAGAGGCATACCAAaaatagttttattttattttattttttttatttataacaaATGATAGGACAATCTACATTAAATTTATCTAAACTACTGACACGAGAATTTGGACGTAGAACCACAAGCAAACCGAGTCGTAAGCCACTTGCACCAAAGGTAGCTTCTTTTGacatatatttattttctttgagaATGTTTATAGTTGAGGTCAGATTTTACGTCCCCTTCATTGTAATGTTTCTAAACTAactaataaaaattttcaactcATCGTGGAGATTCTCTtaagatttaaaaataaaaggaataaaAGAGTATGATCCATTGCCATATCATAAGGTAAGAAAAACCAATTCTAAACCCAGCAGAATCCAACAAGTTTCTTTCTTTATAAAACGTATGGGTAACACATGGATTGCATGTGTATGAGATTGAACAACAGTAGGGCTTagcatttatatttttaaaggtCGAAATTCATGAAGTTATCAGTTGGCTCAAATgaccacaaaaaaaaatcagtcgGCTCCACATATTTAATGGCTCAATGGGTCTTGCTCTGCACAACTACTCCTCAAACGTGAACGCTATCATATATAAgaaaactaatatatatatgacaACCAATTTATAAGGCTTAtttcgtaatgtatttcaagTTTAATGATCCAAATTGTTCTTATTTTAATACAttattcatagatcattcttacaaaaaattagataaatcCAAAACCATCAAGATATTCATTTCTAGTGAAGAAAATAAGCAAATACAATTttacaaagaaacactaaatttgatttaacggtcATATGATTTCGGATATAGGGATTTTTGGTAGAGATGATCTTTGAAGTAAAACATAAAAGAtagacggttggatcattgaaatataTTCATAATCGGCCCAACAAAAAAATGTGTCAAAATGTTTGTTAAAAAGGTGTGTATTATATATGTTAGACATATTTGAGGATGATAGAGAGATTCAAAAAACATAAGTAACCAATTGTCTGGTATTAGTGAACATGAAAAGTACTAATTAAAATTCAGTTTTGAAACTTTAGGGTTTTCCTTTTAAACAATTATGTTTCAGGTAGCTGTAAGTTTCATTTTCATGAAATAACATCACATTTTCTGGTGCAACTGAAGCGGTGAATAAAAGCTTCTTCTGTTTTTGTGTTAAGAGATGGATAACTTTCTGGCTTGCATGTCGATTGCTTCCATGGATGTGGCTGCTATTAAAAGTTCAAACCACCAAACTTTCCATCAAACTGAAACCCTAGATCAATTCACGAGaacattatttttcttcttaagaCCTAAAAACCAAGAGAAATCTTACTTTCTGCACTAGTAAATTGACATCCAAATTACATTTCAAACCCCAATAAATAAATACTCCTTGTGTTTTCGATTATGTTGTTTTTGCAGAGAGAATTTTTAAATGCTGGTTTAAAAGCAAAATTTTTTTGGTCGAAGTTTAAAGCAAACTATTCTCACCATTGTACGAATGATTAATGCATGACAATTTCTTGTATAACCCGTTAATTATTTGACATGAAACGATTCAAACGACACAACCTAATAACTAATTGAGTTGTTATCGAGTCACCTAATAAgaacctgttaagataacgggtttgaCACGACTTGTGGAATTGGTTTGTTGGCCGTATTATTTCCTTACAAGAAAAGTTTAGAATTAGAGCATGATTTTCTCATTCCAATTTCACAAAACGTTCAATATTGGCTTTAGTTCGATACATTCTACACAGCAATGAATATAATTTAACCCTTCAAAGGTATACGTACCATTGATATTGCAATCAAAACCATATGTTGAATATTGGTGGACACTTTCCAGTGAATATAGGACCCCCAGTATATGTTACATTATTTCAAGCTTTTCAGGCCACCCATCAGTTGATTAAATTGTACGTGTGGCCATGAAGGCAAGATGCATGCATGCAAACCCTAGCTAGCAAAGCGGACCCAATTGATAACTACGTTGCGATTCCAAAACTGGAATGGAAACAAATTGAAACATTTTTTGCAGATCTTGTTTTCGAGTCTGGCCAGCTCTATATATAATTATTCAACGACCTATATCTTATACACGGAGTAAAACATGCTACAAAAATCAATTGGTGCATGCATGGGAAGTTAGTTTTTGACCTCATATTCTTCATCACACTATATTATTATTGTTACAATCTTCTGGAGTTATGCAGAAAAGATGAACAATGTGGAAAATGAGCCTTATAGCTCGTTGATATATAAGCTGAGTCTCAGTCTGTACTTTGTTCAAGGTGGGGGACGCATGAAAAAGCAAATTTATTCAGCATGCATAGAGTGGTTGATTCATTTTCCTATTAATAGATCAATTTAATTACACGAACATCCTCTAGAAAAACGATTACTTTTCGTTCGGTTTAGATCATGTATTTTCTGTTTCTTTGGGTTACATTAGGAAGAAAATCGAACCCTTTGACCTAACTTGATCCTAATTGAACCCTTATCAACATTATGCCGATATATAAGATTGGAAGAGAATCAAACTCTTGATGATCTGACCTCATTCAAATCGAACCCTCAAAAACCTATGCCTATAAGACCATTTGGGACATAGTAAAGTTCTCATTATAACTTACTTTAATTTCTTATTCGTCCGATTTTCCAATAATTCAAATATCTACAAGTAGGGCTAGCTCGAAGGAAAGCATGAGTTTGGTTTCTAATATGAcgcaaataaaacaaaaatctatattaaaaaaaaatggagcttGAAAATTAATTCAAAAGTTTGTTGCGTTAGAGTTGCCTTAATGGTCAATCACTGTTGAGTTCAGATGCTGATAGCACAATATATGAAACTGGGACAATGATTGTCTGCCCTGCTTGCTCCCGTGCCCTCCGATgccctcttgttttgtgtggttacgtttaagccacgtcaacattttatattgtttttttatagagataataagacaaaaatgaataataatataaaatattgacgtggcttaaccgtgaccacacataTAGGAGGGCAGATAATCCTTGTCTATGAAACTGATGAACCCAGCTGGGCCATCTTATATATAGGCCTTTTTTGTTCTAGTACTCCCTAGATGCctgcattatttttttatttttggcaaattagCATTAAATATGCGGTTTCCAGCTTGCTTTTGTTTTCGTTTCAGACCAAACGAGTGGAAAACTCATACTTTACGATGCTCGTTTGCTTTGCAAGATTAATGGATATCTTCTAAAAATCAAAGATATCGCGTTAAATTACGAAATAATGGTGGaaataactttttttattttattatttaatgttaAAGGTGATAAGTTTTTTTTAggagtgtgatatccacacacccctttttacttctcacacacctttttaattttcgatcgtTAGATCAGattaattgaagaaaatcatgCGATAATTTGTCAATATTTAATAGGTATGccgaaaaaatttcaaaaactagTTATCGGTTGAATTATTGGAGACTTGATGGATTTGCCATTTCTCTGCTGGGACCTGGAAAAATTAAAAGCCCATGACCTCAATTTATGAAGCCCATATTTTGTTGGAAGAAGTTTCAAATATtataaactctctctctctctctctctctctcaaaaataTAAACTCCTTTGGTAAGTGGAAACAATTACAAGGACACTCATGACTCATATTATTAGAAAAGAACAATGAAACCGTACATGTACTATAATATAGGTAATTTATTTACAGTATTATTGATCAGATGGTAATAACTTGGAATGGATAAATGGACTTTGAATCAATGGGAGATTTTTAGATGTCACTAATTGTATATATTCATACATATATTTCTTTCATCGTAATAATTGAGGATGTGAAAGATTCTTTATTTTACAGTCGGTTGTAAACATTTATATGTCTATTTCTTAATTACATAACATATTGGGAATAGAATAGATAATTTTCTAAAAAACAAATGTGTTTCACAACTATGTATCTTTTTTTCACATCACATGACGAACAGTAAATAGAGCAATTTCTCTATACATCTATTCATCTATTTCACTTGGCACGTGACAAACTGTGAATAGGACAGCTTATCTAAAAAATAATTGTTGGATACACATTTGAGTCTATACCTAATATCTTTCATCACACGACGGACTGAGACTAAGACAAACTCTCTAAAAAAAATCGAGTTTACATATAGactaaaaataatttatctttCTCATCACATGACAATCAAGAACACAGTAAATTCTCTAGAAAAAACAAGGCATGAGCCAAAAGTACCCGAAGGGTTTTGCAGGGCAGTAGTCTAGCTGTTAAGATTGGTCCGGCAATGGCTGTGGGGTATGGGGAGATTAATGAATCAAAAAATTTTGAAGTCTAGGTTGGCTGAAGAAAGTAGAAGAGTTTTAATTATCGTTGGTGCTTAATGCTTACGGGGAGAAGGGGAAAGAAGGAAAGA encodes the following:
- the LOC126596046 gene encoding uncharacterized protein LOC126596046 isoform X1; protein product: MGDVVFENDISEMPVTVCNDTVRKKSFLFDSLGLYSSMDDIFTRLLTLASYISHRFVQFIEDLARTDADRCSDDLLVNSAGQYLRSLRHGVCNSFFEGYSSSSKSCLSGQNPGICERVSEPREDARTEIVAAKSSYAVVPFIFEGLVLPLHGLQFAWRLAMSCCRSSVAYVRCAHLRICSIASRIQKSLRGSADDIGWLQRTDGMPGVEDGTARFLELLAGIRNGKHRLPSSYVYLLIPGLFSNHGPLYFVGTKKFFSKMGLACHIAKIHSEASVAHNAWELKQYIEELYWGSGKRVMLLGHSKGGVDAAAALSVYWGDLKDKVAGLALVQSPYGGTPLASDCLREGQVADKETRRIMELLICKLIKFFLQSSCWGFVHCPLLHWKGDIRALEDLTYEKRKEFILNHKLPAEQIPLISFHSEASIAPGVLATMTHIAHAELPWLPLPNFGNKESDEIIQAGRQLPVVIPLSAAMALTALHLQLRYGEKSDGLVTCRDAEVPGSVVVRPDRKLDHAWMVYSTKKRNPGEADASEMCEAILTLLVELGKLKEEAKAMN
- the LOC126596046 gene encoding uncharacterized protein LOC126596046 isoform X2 — encoded protein: MGDVVFENDISEMPVTVCNDTVRKKSFLFDSLGLYSSMDDIFTRLLTLASYISHRFVQFIEDLARTDADRCSDDLLVNSAGQYLRSLRHGVCNSFFEGYSSSSKSCLSGQNPGICERVSEPREDARTEIVAAKSSYAVVPFIFEGLVLPLHGLQFAWRLAMSCCRSSVAYVRCAHLRICSIASRIQKSLRGSADDIGWLQRTDGMPGVEDGTARFLELLAGIRNGKHRLPSSYVYLLIPGLFSNHGPLYFVGTKKFFSKMGLACHIAKIHSEASVAHNAWELKQYIEELYWGSGKRVMLLGHSKGGVDAAAALSVYWGDLKDKVAGLALVQSPYGGTPLASDCLREGQVADKETRRIMELLICKLIKGDIRALEDLTYEKRKEFILNHKLPAEQIPLISFHSEASIAPGVLATMTHIAHAELPWLPLPNFGNKESDEIIQAGRQLPVVIPLSAAMALTALHLQLRYGEKSDGLVTCRDAEVPGSVVVRPDRKLDHAWMVYSTKKRNPGEADASEMCEAILTLLVELGKLKEEAKAMN
- the LOC126596046 gene encoding uncharacterized protein LOC126596046 isoform X3, which codes for MDDIFTRLLTLASYISHRFVQFIEDLARTDADRCSDDLLVNSAGQYLRSLRHGVCNSFFEGYSSSSKSCLSGQNPGICERVSEPREDARTEIVAAKSSYAVVPFIFEGLVLPLHGLQFAWRLAMSCCRSSVAYVRCAHLRICSIASRIQKSLRGSADDIGWLQRTDGMPGVEDGTARFLELLAGIRNGKHRLPSSYVYLLIPGLFSNHGPLYFVGTKKFFSKMGLACHIAKIHSEASVAHNAWELKQYIEELYWGSGKRVMLLGHSKGGVDAAAALSVYWGDLKDKVAGLALVQSPYGGTPLASDCLREGQVADKETRRIMELLICKLIKFFLQSSCWGFVHCPLLHWKGDIRALEDLTYEKRKEFILNHKLPAEQIPLISFHSEASIAPGVLATMTHIAHAELPWLPLPNFGNKESDEIIQAGRQLPVVIPLSAAMALTALHLQLRYGEKSDGLVTCRDAEVPGSVVVRPDRKLDHAWMVYSTKKRNPGEADASEMCEAILTLLVELGKLKEEAKAMN